The following are from one region of the Pseudorasbora parva isolate DD20220531a chromosome 12, ASM2467924v1, whole genome shotgun sequence genome:
- the spega gene encoding striated muscle preferentially expressed protein kinase isoform X3 encodes MRKSSSTFSSNHEIPDQYPVKAPPVFLRKLKRAAVAGGCDVRLRVSVGGNPRPTLHWYHNDDPLINDHEDYDGLWIRDCKQTDGGLYTCVAVNHLGEARTSTVLSVLDLGEDSNSTEDESAEPQVSMEMKEQFMPPQGEAINSQPAARGRAMLSQIPSDGLVVEREMRILGSRAPGLEDPLSPGRQENTGGLLDFKTREASPFVQTQPFQKAQSSVSDVDLTTAHNVTKTAMNGAELPIKLSKSSASSQSSGSQDTPPIQTLKVTQPSSKILDKVRVFEEQRHSSNIPKVPSSRLSWGFNRASSCSSSEDGRSKAGKPQDNSMSQVALKRSFFKQKASSLEEQSTYVEKSFQSKLSEELSRIKKLVGKSNIKKAFSMDQLTQTDKQYAGNIESVPAQVIQKVEDAREKKYIDSNDLPEAKKHWSTLPKEESPEPSRQKLPEDSKQHERKAAPDITENQCRKNSTPRQLLDRKVISEKVAFSKIPGHCSPRVPRTNVSHKLPKSPVEIPPAQSIIQAGLLQAPLKPPRLFGSVCTLPKSFKEREEKKDSSLAPKVTIPTIVVENEHVDEEADKAESGQKEANKNEEKTARSKRDPSDDFCKSVEEAPMSDLPFKDAMEASGSEMLQGIIKGNPGPRAAPAESSLTITRPMQDLKVKAGEIALFECFINGPKAVDVDWLANGKLIQPALFDCKMQFDGHRCSLLLKSAHEDYSGIYTCKVRSAKEKLTCTANLLVIPSKEPLFTRKLMVLEATEGWSAQFDCKVSGSPPPEVTWTHCEQPVVETDNIRILKVNGHHSLLIPYVNKESEGFYTVIARNVHGEAESSAELIIQEPRPAISTHMSRLEKMPSIPEEPEMSEGEVEHKAMPDFIKPLSDLEVVEGKEAVLKCTVTGLPYPKIIWYHNGKKIESTDDRKMIQYRDVHSLVINSVCHGHSGVYKCVISNKVGKAACYAHLYVAVSLPEPPEGPPVIESITGRTVLLSWKRPKNLDPSIDPASLMFVVQQQALGSTQWTTIASSLRDTTYIVPSLSKGVCYSFRVLSATGKAFSKPSQPTDLVQLIDRGQYLHKAPVILDKPDIVYVVENQPVTIIITLNHVQATGTWKRRGLELVNKPGALEMTMPDDDQHALHISKVKSTDVGQLIFTANNQYGSDLCTVQLAMAVSPTFEIIMEDLDVCVGETSRLAVVVDGKPDPDILWFKDSILLAESSHFTFVYDDRECSLVILNAQPEDIGVYTCTAKNMAGSVSCKAELTVHTPKNVEEEEERMEDEGTILRRMRRLTDYYDIHKEIGRGAFSYVKRVTHKKGQSFAAKFISVRAKRKTCSLREMTLLSELDHEKIVHFHDAFEKRRVVVIITELCHEELLERITKRTAILESEVQSIIRQLLEGIAYLHHNDIIHLDIKPENILMADQKSDHIRICDFGNAVKVKPNEELYCKYGTPEFIAPEIVNQSPISKSTDIWPVGVITYLCLTGVSPFAGENDRDTLLNIRNYNVAFEESMFKHLCKEAKGFIIKVLVPNQLRPDAAQCLLHPWFKSLTKGKSITTTLHKQVLARRKWQCSLIRYKSKMVMSSISDLLDDSSSHVSLAVPRNIKDCSPPPSSSSDSDEDTDELPFIPMPHTMMFSGSRMSLTEIHEDDDNVIRGSNESYQKNMNRLEDITECQQTDRQENVDDLEIAERTELLKESLQRGASVEAEQVAGKSRRELMRRGSSADSALLLQITHEDGNVKDNTEESQKHMKKAVSMELPHRSSSPKTGKLSKEDYALKLDLMRQRLLRGGTVDKNMSGLRGPLLDTLGVDDDRRTASLDRSFRLARLSTSGVSQAFSTDSTEETKSLSRKRSSLRDGNAESISLHRRSGAPLEIPSIILDATSNITNQAKTCLPPVFPREISSKLPTPDSENKQVSKGEESIDNVHIINTSQPGSMLDDTDKTLENMEEHTLSQDSVQGNINKSTESSLDILPHDISSNYSSKMQVNGKKASSVTVLPIPILKISQPDTQPTTGLAYQPTLRTDIKDIDSEELFESRFKKRDSSLTHGLKRLTRTKSEENSPVLPRKSDEEVYRPGPIGAPLEFGPRRLQEKSKSVQDLREVEKESGLGLIGRFSLRARRSQPIHKKGKEETSDSVGNRRRVTWAMGRSKSLDKNEVETGRFDNTIDTNKDNLEKDIKKVTDSPVLAVRHKFESNVAGIFDRVHSKSKDRKDKETKPHVDAETLKEGKKDIKKINDSPVLALRKKFESKVSGFSLRKQSQPEKTEGDKETRNEEQKAPLPSCHRRSQSEGLIHKNVDIPENQLPSQATTSSNENLTSSAQSVESFKTPETDIRSRWDRWGLSRSKRDRTPSKSSAPATSKEDFPPVFHITLKDHVLLEGNPVTLSCLPAGNPEPKIVWMKDKKPLEIHDRMSLVASPDGRQLLMIMKTSKKDAGIYECVATNNLASATTSCILSLACVPRPPGTPEIPQIYNNTALVQWKPSDTKVPCTYILERKFDGDDKWLTEATGVTDCFYNSSKLPIGSTIRFRVACVNKAGQGPYSNVSEGVSINAKVAQLNKPAEMKTHPSASFPVVTTAVIKSAVTLTQPSVFSQSISPITAQPGEVTNTSPEVPVSHPCPKTSMPPLVLPKPTSTINMVPPFTQAQTVSPRSCTAPPSIGRSISPVPTYVPATCSVAPTPVSPPVILVSSISPIGEGASSPTTETPTGRVVSCTKTETTLRQGVPQKPYSFLDEKSRGRFGVIRDCRENATGKMFIAKIVPYDQQTKQTVIKEYEILKSLRCERIMALHEAYITPRYLVLITEYCTGKEILYSLIDRFCYSEDDVVGLIVQILQGLEYLHNCRILHLDIKPDNIMVTNLNVIKIIDFGSAQRFNPLSLQQYSRDLGTLEYMAPEILKGDLVGPPADIWSLGVLSYIMLSGRHPFQDKDPKLTETKIHAAKFDSSKLYPKVSQSASTFLKKILNGYQWCRPTIKDCLNHSWLHDTYLKKLRRQTLTFTTTRLKEFLVEHQRRCAESATKHKVLLRVYQSGPSSPASSTKPSSPSTPISEEIQGL; translated from the exons CCAGGGGGAGAGCAATGCTTTCCCAAATCCCGAGTGATGGTCTAGTAGTGGAGAGGGAAATGCGAATCCTAGGCTCTAGGGCTCCTGGTCTTGAGGATCCCTTGTCACCTGGAAGGCAAGAAAATACTGG GGGCCTATTGGACTTTAAAACAAGGGAAGCTTCTCCATTTGTCCAAACCCAGCCATTCCAAAAAGCTCAAAGCTCCGTAAGTGATGTAGATCTAACAACTGCCCACAATGTCACCAAAACAGCCATGAATGGAGCTGAACTCCCTATTAAGTTATCAAAAAGCTCAGCTTCATCGCAAAGCAGTGGGTCCCAAGATACACCCCCCATCCAAACTCTCAAAGTGACACAGCCAAGTTCCAAAATCTTAGACAAAGTGAGAGTTTTTGAGGAACAAAGACATAGCAGTAACATTCCAAAGGTGCCTTCATCAAGACTGTCATGGGGTTTCAATCGAGCATCATCCTGCAGCAGTTCTGAGGATGGAAGGAGTAAAGCAGGGAAGCCCCAAGATAACTCAATGAGTCAAGTAGCACTCAAGAGATCTTTCTTCAAGCAAAAAGCATCCTCTCTGGAGGAACAGTCAACCTATGTAGAGAAAAGTTTTCAGAGTAAACTCTCAGAAGAGCTTTCCCGAATAAAGAAACTTGTCGGAAAGTCTAACATCAAGAAAGCCTTTTCAATGGATCAGCTcacccagactgacaaacagtATGCTGGAAACATTGAGTCAGTTCCAGCCCAAGTAATTCAGAAGGTGGAAGATGCAAGagagaaaaaatatattgattCAAATGATTTACCAGAGGCAAAAAAACATTGGTCAACCTTGCCAAAGGAAGAATCACCAGAACCTTCGAGACAGAAACTGCCAGAGGACTCAAAACAACATGAAAGGAAAGCAGCCCCTGATATTACAGAAAACCAGTGCAGGAAAAATTCTACGCCCAGGCAATTATTAGACAGAAAAGTCATCAGTGAAAAGGTCGCTTTCAGTAAAATACCAGGACACTGTTCACCAAGGGTACCAAGGACAAATGTGTCCCACAAATTACCAAAATCACCTGTAGAAATACCACCTGCCCAATCCATAATTCAAGCGGGTTTGTTGCAAGCACCTCTAAAACCTCCAAGGTTGTTTGGCTCAGTTTGCACGCTTCCAAAGTCATTTaaggagagagaggagaaaaAAGACTCATCGCTTGCACCTAAAGTTACCATACCTACTATTGTGGTTGAAAATGAGCATGTGGATGAAGAGGCAGATAAAGCAGAGAGTGGTCAAAAGGAAGCTaacaaaaatgaagaaaaaactgCCAGAAGTAAAAGAG ACCCATCAGATGACTTCTGCAAGTCTGTGGAGGAGGCCCCCATGTCTGATCTTCCTTTTAAGGATGCCATGGAAGCTTCTGGATCAGAGATGCTTCAGGGCATCATCAAGGGAAACCCTGGCCCCAGAG CAGCTCCTGCTGAGTCATCTCTGACAATTACCAGACCAATGCAGGATTTAAAAGTCAAGGCAGGAGAGATAGCCTTGTTTGAATGTTTCATAAATGGGCCAAAGGCTGTGGATGTTGATTGGCTGGCCAATGGGAAGTTGATACAGCCTGCACTATTTGATTGTAAGATGCAATTTGATGGACACAGATGCAGTCTTCTGTTAAAATCTGCACATGAAGACTACAGTGGAATCTATACTTGCAAAGTCAGATCAGCAAAAG AAAAGCTCACTTGTACAGCTAATCTTCTGGTGATTCCATCGAAAGAGCCACTCTTTACGCGGAAACTGATGGTACTGGAGGCTACTGAGGGCTGGTCTGCACAATTTGATTGCAAAGTCAGTGGATCTCCACCTCCTGAAGTCACCTGGACTCATTGTG AACAACCTGTGGTGGAGACGGATAATATTCGCATTCTCAAAGTAAATGGTCACCACTCTTTGCTTATCCCTTATGTCAACAAGGAGAGTGAGGGATTTTACACAGTAATTGCTCGAAATGTTCATGGAGAAGCAGAGAGCTCAGCGGAACTCATTATACAGGAACCTCGACCGGCCATATCTACTCACAT GTCAAGGTTAGAAAAGATGCCATCAATCCCTGAAGAGCCTGAGATGTCTGAGGGAGAGGTAGAACACAAGGCAATGCCAGATTTTATAAAACCTCTCAGTGACCTGGAAGTAGTAGAAGGGAAAGAAGCAGTATTGAAGTGCACAGTAACAGGTCTGCCATACCCCAAAATCATTTGGTACCACAATGGCAAGAAGATAGAAAGCACTGATGACAGAAAGATGATACAAT ACAGGGATGTTCACAGTCTGGTCATTAATTCTGTTTGTCATGGCCACAGTGGTGTGTATAAATGTGTCATCTCCAATAAAGTGGGCAAGGCAGCCTGTTATGCTCATTTATATGTTGCAG TTAGTCTTCCTGAGCCACCTGAGGGTCCTCCGGTAATTGAATCTATAACTGGGAGAACAGTCTTATTGAGCTGGAAAAGACCAAAAAACCTGGACCCATCCATAG ATCCTGCTTCACTCATGTTTGTTGTTCAACAACAAGCTTTGGGCTCCACCCAGTGGACAACCATTGCCTCCAGCCTCAGAGACACTACTTATATAGTGCCCTCACTTTCTAAGGGAGTGTGTTATTCCTTCAGAGTCCTTAGTGCTACTGGAAAAGCATTCAGCAAACCCTCTCAACCCACTGACCTGGTCCAGCTCATTGATAgag GACAGTATTTACACAAAGCTCCAGTCATCCTGGACAAACCTGATATTGTGTATGTAGTTGAGAACCAGCCTGTCACCATCATAATAACCCTTAATCATGTCCAAGCAACAGGCACGTGGAAAAG AAGGGGACTAGAGCTTGTCAACAAACCTGGTGCATTAGAAATGACCATGCCTGACGATGACCAGCATGCCCTCCACATTTCCAAAGTGAAAAGCACGGATGTAGGGCAGCTTATCTTCACAGCAAACAACCAGTATGGCAGTGACCTCTGCACTGTGCAGCTGGCCATGGCAG TGTCCCCTACATTTGAGATCATCATGGAAGACttggatgtgtgtgtgggcgAAACATCTCGTTTAGCTGTTGTTGTAGATGGAAAACCTGACCCTGATATCCTCTGGTTCAAG GATAGTATTCTTCTTGCGGAGAGCAGTCATTTTACCTTTGTGTATGATGACAGAGAGTGCTCACTTGTTATTCTCAATGCTCAGCCTGAGGATATAGGGGTCTACACTTGCACTGCTAAGAACATGGCTGGATCAGTGTCCTGTAAGGCTGAGCTTACTGTCCATACTC CCAAAAAtgtggaggaagaagaagagagaaTGGAAGATGAAGGCACAATTCTACGGAGGATGCGTAGGCTGACTGATTACTATGACATACACAAAGAGATTGGCAG AGGGGCGTTTTCATATGTCAAGCGGGTGACACACAAAAAAGGCCAATCATTTGCAGCAAAATTCATTTCAGTGCGGGCAAAGAGAAAGacttgttccctgagagagatGACCCTCTTGTCAGAGTTAGACCATGAGAAGATTGTCCACTTCCATGATGCTTTTGAAAAGAGGCGTGTAGTGGTCATTATTACTGAACT GTGCCATGAAGAGCTGTTGGAAAGAATAACAAAAAGAACAGCCATCTTAGAATCTGAG GTTCAGTCTATCATTCGGCAGCTACTTGAGGGTATCGCCTATCTTCACCATAATGACATAATTCACCTTGATATAAAG CCTGAAAACATTCTCATGGCAGACCAAAAAAGTGATCACATTCGTATTTGCGATTTTGGCAATGCTGTGAAAGTCAAACCAAATGAAGAATTGTACTGCAAATACGGCACACCAGAATTCATTGCTCCTGAGATTGTAAACCAGTCACCCATCTCCAAATCTACAGACATTTG GCCAGTGGGTGTCATAACTTATTTATG CCTTACAGGAGTTTCCCCATTTGCTGGGGAAAATGACCGTGACACTCTGCTGAACATTAGAAATTATAATGTTGCATTTGAGGAAAGCATGTTCAAACACCTTTGCAAAGAAGCAAAAGGGTTCATCATAAAGGTCCTTGTACCAAACCAACT GAGACCTGATGCCGCACAATGTCTTCTTCATCCTTGGTTCAAG TCACTGACAAAGGGAAAAAGCATCACCACGACATTACATAAGCAAGTGCTAGCCAGACGAAAATGGCAG TGTTCACTCATTAGATACAAGTCTAAAATGGTGATGAGCTCCATTTCAGACTTGCTGGATGACTCTTCTAGCCATGTTTCCCTTGCTGTGCCAAGAAACATTAAAGACTGCTCACCACCCCCATCGTCGTCCTCTGACTCAGATGAGGACACTGATGAACTTCCTTTCATCCCTATGCCCCACACAATGATGTTCTCTGGTTCACGGATGTCTCTGACTGAGATCCATGAGGATGATGATAATGTCATTAGAGGATCCAATGAGTCCTACCAAAAAAACATGAATCGGCTCGAAGACATCACAGAATGTCAGCAAACTGATCGACAGGAGAATGTCGATGACCTGGAGATTGCAGAAAGGACTGAACTCTTGAAAGAATCCTTGCAAAGGGGTGCCAGTGTAGAAGCTGAACAGGTAGCAGGCAAGTCCAGAAGAGAGCTTATGCGAAGAGGGAGTTCTGCTGACAGTGCGCTTCTTCTACAGATCACACATGAAGATGGTAATGTGAAGGATAATACAGAGGAAAGCCAAAAGCATATGAAAAAGGCAGTTTCTATGGAGCTTCCACACAGGAGCAGTAGTCCAAAGACAGGCAAGCTGAGTAAGGAAGACTATGCTCTAAAACTTGATCTTATGAGGCAGAGGTTGCTAAGAGGGGGTACTGTTGACAAGAATATGAGTGGTCTTCGTGGCCCCCTGCTTGATACACTGGGTGTTGATGATGACAGGCGAACTGCCTCTTTGGATCGTAGTTTCAGACTTGCCAGATTGAGTACTTCAGGAGTTTCTCAGGCATTCTCCACTGACagtactgaagaaacaaaatcTTTATCCAGGAAGAGGTCATCTTTAAGGGATGGAAATGCAGAATCAATTTCACTACATAGGAGATCTGGAGCCCCACTAGAGATTCCCTCCATTATTCTGGATGCCACGTCTAATATCACAAACCAAGCCAAGACTTGCCTGCCACCTGTGTTTCCAAGAGAAATTTCTTCCAAGCTACCAACTCCAGACTCAGAAAATAAACAGGTGTCTAAGGGAGAGGAATCTATTGATAATGTCCATATTATAAATACCTCTCAGCCTGGGTCTATGTTAGATGACACTGATAAGACTTTAGAAAATATGGAAGAACATACATTATCTCAAGACAGTGTGCAAGGAAACATTAATAAAAGTACTGAATCTTCTCTTGATATACTACCACATGACATATCCTCAAATTATTCCAGTAAAATGCAGGTAAATGGCAAAAAGGCATCATCTGTCACAGTATTACCCATCCCTATCTTGAAAATCTCACAGCCAGATACTCAACCTACCACTGGACTGGCATAccagccgacacttagaacggatATCAAAGATATTGATTCAGAGGAACTTTTTGAGTCAAGGTTTAAGAAAAGGGATTCCTCTTTGACTCATGGCCTGAAACGATTGACAAGGACAAAGTCTGAAGAAAACTCGCCAGTTCTCCCACGGAAATCAGATGAAGAGGTTTATCGACCTGGCCCTATAGGTGCCCCATTGGAGTTTGGGCCTAGAAGATTACAGGAAAAATCCAAGTCTGTCCAAGACCTAAGGGAGGTGGAGAAGGAATCTGGGCTTGGACTTATTGGAAGATTCTCTTTACGTGCAAGGAGATCGCAAcccattcataaaaaagggAAAGAGGAGACCTCAGATTCCGTAGGTAACAGACGACGAGTAACCTGGGCTATGGGACGTAGCAAGTCCCTAGACAAAAATGAAGTTGAGACTGGAAGATTTGATAACACTATAGATACAAACAAAGACAATCTTGAGAAAGACATTAAGAAGGTTACTGATTCACCTGTCCTTGCTGTACGACATAAATTTGAATCTAATGTTGCAGGAATATTTGATAGAGTGCATAGTAAGTCAAAAGACAGAAAGGACAAGGAAACTAAACCCCATGTTGATGCAGAAACTCTAAAAGAAGGGAAGAAAGACATCAAGAAAATAAATGATTCACCAGTTCTGGCATTGCGAAAAAAGTTTGAGTCAAAGGTATCTGGATTTTCATTAAGAAAACAAAGTCAGCCTGAGAAGACAGAGGGAGATAAGGAAACTAGAAATGAAGAGCAGAAAGCACCTTTGCCCTCCTGTCATCGCCGCTCTCAGTCTGAAGGACTCATTCACAAGAATGTGGACATTCCAGAGAACCAGCTTCCCTCACAAGCTACTACATCATCCAACGAGAACTTAACTTCCAGTGCACAGTCTGTAGAGTCCTTTAAGA CTCCTGAAACTGACATAAGGTCTAGGTGGGACAGATGGGGTTTGTCCAGAAGTAAGAGAGACAGGACTCCATCTAAATCAAGCGCACCTGCAACTTCAAAGGAAG atTTTCCTCCAGTTTTCCATATTACACTAAAGGACCATGTTCTTCTTGAAGGAAATCCAGTCACCCTTAGTTGTCTTCCAGCTGGTAACCCTGAGCCTAAAATAGTATGGATGAAAG ATAAGAAACCTTTGGAGATTCATGACAGAATGAGCTTAGTGGCCTCCCCAGATGGAAGACAACTTTTGATGATCATGAAGACATCAAAGAAGGATGCTGGAATCTATGAATGTGTAGCCACTAATAACCTGGCCTCTGCAACTACTTCCTGTATACTGTCCTTAGCCT GTGTTCCAAGACCACCAGGAACCCCAGAGATCCCACAGATATACAATAACACTGCTTTGGTACAATGGAAACCATCAGACACCAAAGTTCCTTGCACATACATACTTGAGAGAAAATTTGATG GTGATGATAAGTGGTTGACTGAAGCTACAGGAGTGACTGATTGTTTCTACAATTCTTCTAAACTTCCAATTGGTTCTACCATCCGATTCCGCGTGGCATGTGTAAATAAAGCTGGCCAAGGTCCATACAGTAATGTATCAGAGGGAGTAAGCATTAATGCTAAAG TGGCACAACTCAATAAGCCTGCTGAAATGAAGACACATCCTTCAGCTTCTTTCCCTGTTGTGACCACTGCTGTGATAAAATCTGCTGTTACATTAACACAGCCAAGTGTGTTTAGTCAGTCTATTAGTCCTATTACTGCACAGCCTGGTGAAGTCACAAATACTTCCCCTGAAGTCCCTGTTTCTCACCCTTGCCCAAAGACGTCCATGCCTCCTCTTGTTCTCCCCAAACCAACAAGCACTATAAACATGGTTCCCCCTTTTACGCAAGCCCAGACTGTATCCCCAAGGTCATGCACAGCTCCACCCTCAATAGGCAGATCAATTTCCCCAGTCCCTACATATGTTCCAGCCACTTGCTCAGTTGCTCCCACCCCTGTCTCTCCCCCTGTGATTTTGGTCAGCAGTATCAGTCCAATAGGAGAAGGAGCAAGCTCACCCACAACAGAAACACCTACAGGACGAGTGGTATCCTGCACCAAAACTGAGACCACTTTGAGGCAAGGAGTTCCTCAGAAGCCGTACAGCTTTTTGGATGAGAAATCTAG GGGTCGTTTTGGGGTGATAAGAGATTGCAGAGAAAACGCAACAGGGAAGATGTTCATAGCAAAGATAGTTCCCTATGATCAGCAGACCAAGCAAACGGTCATAAAGGAGTATGAGATCCTGAAGTCTCTCCGTTGTGAAAGAATCATGGCCCTACATGAAGCCTATATCACACCTCGCTACCTTGTACTCATAACAGAGTACTGCACAGGCAAGGAGATCCTGTACAGTCTCATTGACAG ATTCTGTTACTCTGAAGATGATGTAGTTGGTTTAATTGTTCAGATCCTTCAAGGTTTAGAATATCTCCACAACTGCCGGATTCTTCATCTGGACATTAAGCCAGACAATATCATGGTCACCAACCTCAATGTGATTAAAATCATAGATTTTGGCAGTGCTCAAAGGTTTAACCCTCTCTCACTCCAACAATACAGCAGAGATCTTGGGACTCTGGAGTACATGG CTCCAGAAATACTGAAAGGGGATCTAGTAGGACCCCCAGCAGACATTTGGAGCTTGGGAGTTCTTTCTTACATTAT GCTCAGCGGTAGACATCCTTTCCAAGACAAAGACCCAAAACTGACGGAGACCAAAATCCATGCAGCAAAGTTTGACTCATCTAAGCTCTACCCAAAGGTGTCCCAAAGTGCCTCCACATTTTTAAAGAAGATATTAAATGGCTATCAATG